The sequence TGGCCGAACTGCTCGTACGGCGCCGGTGCGTGGCCGCGGAGCCGGACCAGGTGATGGTGGTCTCCGGGGTGGCGCAAGCGCACACCCTGCTCGGTATGGTACTGCGGGCCCGTGGCCACCGGGCGGTCGCGGTGGAGGACCCGGGCAGCCCGGAACTGCGCGAACTGCTGGCCGCGGTCGGCCTGTCGGCGGTGCCGGTACCGGTCGATCCCGACGGGCTGCGGGTCGACGCGCTGGCCGCCACGGGTGTGCGCGCCGCGATCGTGACGCCCTGCCACCAGTTCCCCTCCGGGGTGGCGTACTCCGCGCCCCGGCGCGCCGAACTGGCCGGCTGGGCGCGGTCGGTGGACGGCCTGGTGGTCGAGGACGACTACGACGGGGACTTCCGCTACGACCGGGCGCCGGTCGGCGCGCTCCAGGGACTCGCGCCCGGCCGTGTCGCGTACACCGGGTCGGTGAGCAAGTCCCTCGCGCCGGGGCTGCGGTTGGGCTGGCTGGTGGCACCGCCGGACGTGGTCGCGGAGGCGGCGGCGCGCAAGCGGACCATGGACCTGGGCAACCCCGTCACCGAGCAGGCCGTCCTCGCGCACTTCCTCACCACCGGGCAGTACGACCGGCAGTTGCGCCGTTGCCAGCGGCTCTACCGGCCGCGGCGGGACGCCCTCGTCACCGCCCTGGCCGAGCACCTGCCGGGCGCCCGGGTCGGCGGCATCGCCGCCGGGCTGCACGCGATCGTCACGCTGCCGGCCGTTTACGGGCCGCAGGAGCGCTTCCTCGCGCGGGCCGCGGCGGCCGGTATCCGGCTGCGCCCGCTGTCGGACTACCGCGCGGCGCCCGCCCGGGACGCGGCCACG comes from Streptomyces sp. NBC_00448 and encodes:
- the pdxR gene encoding MocR-like pyridoxine biosynthesis transcription factor PdxR — translated: MGSRGTTSPAGGGSGDAAGDAPADPPGARPEGMAAWEVLLPSLDVAPRGRGRALQSALREEVRSGRLAAGVRMPSSRALAADLGVSRGVVTDAYEQLTAEGYLTGRQGAGTWVARTSAGPAVPVASGFAEDDRGGPADLRPGLPDLSLFPRAAWSAAHRRIVARLPHSAFGYPDPRGLPELRQALAELLVRRRCVAAEPDQVMVVSGVAQAHTLLGMVLRARGHRAVAVEDPGSPELRELLAAVGLSAVPVPVDPDGLRVDALAATGVRAAIVTPCHQFPSGVAYSAPRRAELAGWARSVDGLVVEDDYDGDFRYDRAPVGALQGLAPGRVAYTGSVSKSLAPGLRLGWLVAPPDVVAEAAARKRTMDLGNPVTEQAVLAHFLTTGQYDRQLRRCQRLYRPRRDALVTALAEHLPGARVGGIAAGLHAIVTLPAVYGPQERFLARAAAAGIRLRPLSDYRAAPARDAATADAPTAPAPDEVALVVGYAHLSPEAISRAVRALGTCDGGRGAGARRGNPKAAKRFIR